AACCGTGCCGGCGCCGGCGGCAACGTCGGCATGGAAGCCGTGCTGCAGGCGCCGGCCGACGGCTACACACTGTTGATGAGCTATGTGGGCACCCAGGCCATCAATGGCGCCCTGTACAAGAACCTGTCGTTCGATCCCGGCACCGATTTCGCGCCGGTGGCCACGCTGGCCACCCTGCCGTTCGTGCTGATCACCCGCCCCGACGCGCCGTTCAAATCGGTGGACGACCTGGTGCGGGCCGCCAAGAAAGGCCGCATCACGTACGGGTCGGCCGGCAACGGCTCGGTCAACCACCTGCTGGGCGAGATGTTCAGCAGCGCCGCCAAGGTGCCGCTGGAGCACGTGCCCTATCGCGGCGCCGCGGCCGCGCTGCAGGACTTGCTGGGCGGGCGCATCGACATCGTGTTCACCAGCCTGCCGTCGGTGGCCGGCGCGATCAAGGCCGGCACCGTGCACCCGCTGGCGGTCACCAGCGCCAAGCGCGCCAAGTCGTTCGCCGATATCCCCACCATTGCCGAAGCGGGCTTCAAGAGCTTCGACGTCAACCCATGGTTCGGCCTGATGGCGCCCAAGGGCACGCCGCCCGCGCTGATCGGCCGCATCAACCACGACGTCAACGCGGCCCTGCAGGATCCGAAGGTCGTCGAAAGCTTCGCCGGCAAGGGCGCCGAGCCCTACGCCACCAGCCCCGCAGAATTCGCCAAGGTGCTCGACGCCGACGTCAAGCGCTGGGGCGAAGTCGTGCGCGCCTCGGGCGCACAGGTGGACTGAAGGCGGCGCGGCATCGCTCAGGTGTCGCCCCGGTGTCTGACTCCCGCAGGGTGTCGGACACCGCAATATTGAAGCAGTTGCTGCACACTTCGGTGTCTGGCACTTGCGGAGCCAGACATCTGGACCCAAGGCGTGCGCCAAGGCCCCTGCCGGCGCCGGGGCTTTCGCGCACGAGCGGACAAGCTGGCCGATAATGCCGCCTGCGCGGCTTTCCCGGCCGCGCGGACCTTGCGCCCCGCCCGCCCATGCCCCAGCCCGCCCCCACCGCCTCGCCGCGCGGCAGCCTCGCCACGCTGCGCACCCTGCTTCCCTACTTGTGGCCGCCCGGCCGCGCCGGCCTGAAGGCGCGCGTCGTCATCGCGCTGCTGTGCCTGCTGGCCGCCAAGGCGGCCGTGGTGTACGTGCCGCTGCTGTACAAATCGGCCATCGACGAACTGGGCGGGCACGCCGGCGCCGCTATCGTCGTGCCGGTGGGGCTGATCCTGGCCTACGGCGCCGCGCGCGTCTTCTCGCTGCTGTTTTCCGAACTGCGCGACGCCGTGTTCGCCCGCGTGGGGCAGCACGCCATCCGCGCGGTGGGGCTGCAGATCTTCCGCCACCTGCACGCGCTGGCCCTGCGCTTTCACCTGTCGCGCCAGACCGGCGGCCTGACCCGCGCCATCGAGCGCGGCACCAAGGGCATCCAGACCCTGCTGTCGTTCCTGCTGTTCAATGTGCTGCCCACCTTCTTCGAGATCGGCCTGGTGTGCGCGGTGCTGTGGAAGATGTTCGATTTCTGGCTGGCCGCCGTCACCGCCCTGACCGTGGGCCTGTACCTGGCGTATACGCTGGTGGTCACCGAATGGCGCACCCAGTTCCGCCGGCTGATGAACGAAACGGATTCCGAGGCCAACACCAAGGCGGTCGAAAGCCTGCTGAACTACGAAACCGTCAAGTACTTCGGCAATGAGGAACACGAGGCGCGCCGCTACGATGCGTCGCTGACCCGCTACGAGCGCGCCGCGGTGCGCAGCCAGGTCAGCCTGTCGATCCTGAACATCGGGCAGGCGGTAATCATCTCGGTGGGCCTGACGGCCGTCATGTGGATGGCGGCGCAGGGCATCGTCGACGGCCGCTACACGCTGGGCGATTTCGTGCTGGTCAACACCTACCTGCTGCAGCTGTACGACCCGCTCAGTTTCTTCGGCTTCATCTACCGCGAAATCAAGCAATCGCTGATCGACATGGAGCGCATGTTCGAACTGCTGGGCCAGCAGCGCGAAATCGGCGACAAGCCCGGCGCCGGCGCGCTGCGGCTGGCGGGCGCCGGGGTGGAGTTCCGCGACGTGGTGTTCGGCTATGACGCGCGCCGGCCCATCCTGAAGGGGGTCAGCTTCCAGATCCCGGCCGGCCGCACGGTGGCCGTGGTGGGCTCGTCGGGCGCCGGCAAATCCACACTGGCGCGCCTGCTGTTCCGCTTCTACGACGTCGAGCAGGGCGCCATCCTGGTCGACGGGCAGGACATCCGCGACGTCACGCAAGCCAGCCTGCGCGCCGCTATCGGCGTGGTGCCGCAGGACACGGTGCTGTTCAACGACACCATCCACTACAACATCGCCTATGGCCGCCCGGGGGCCACCGATGGCGAGGTGCAGGCGGCCGCGCGCCTGGCCCACATCCACGAGCTGGTCATGAGCATGCCCGACGGCTACCGCACGCTGGTGGGCGAACGCGGCCTGAAACTGTCGGGCGGCGAAAAGCAGCGCGTGGCCATCGCCCGCACCATTTTGAAAAACCCGTCGATTTTCCTGTTCGACGAAGCCACCAGCGCGCTCGACTCGCACACCGAACGGGAAATCCAGGCCAACCTGCGCGAAGTCAGCCAGGGCCGCACCACCCTGATCATCGCGCACCGCTTGTCGACCATCGCCGACGCCGACGAAATCATCGTGCTGGGCGACGGCCGCATCGTCGAACGCGGGCGCCATGCGGCGCTGCTGGCGCGCGGCGGCCCCTACGCGGCCATGTGGGAAAAACAGGCCCACGCCGGCGATACCGTGCCGGCCTGAGCGGCGCCCGGCACTGCGCGTTTGACACGGCCGGGCATCCTGGCCGAATATCGCAGCCTTTGCCCGCCTTGCGCCGCCCATGTCCGACCCCACCCCGCTTCCCGCCGTACACGTTTGCGCCAGCAGCGCGCTGGCCGATGGCGGCCTGGGCGTAAAACTGCCGGCGGCCGACGGCGCCGGCCGCACTACCGTGTTCTTCGTGCGGTACCAGGGCCGCGTGTACGGCTATGTCAACCGCTGCGCCCACGTGGGCGTCGAGCTCGACTGGGAAAACAGTTTTTTCACGCGGGCCGGCGACCTGCTGATGTGCGCCCGCCATGGCGCCACCTACCAGCCCGACACCGGCCTTTGCGTGGGCGGCCCATGCAAGAACGGCCGCCTGGCGCCGCTGCGGGTACAGGAGCGCGATGGCGCGGTGTACTGGCTGCCCGCCGGGCGCATCCTGCCATTGCCCGACGGCAATACGGGCGCCGTGCCTACGGCGCCAGCTTGAATCCCAGGTCGATTCCCCATTTATCGGTTTCGCGCAGCCACTTGGCGCCGCACTCCAGGCAGCGGAAATGGTCTTCGCGGCAGCCTTCGCGCCCCTTCTGGCTGGGATGCAGAAACCCCTGGTGCCCCAGCCCCGGATGCGGCTCGATCCCCGGCACGCCCGGCGCGATGGCCTGGCATGCAACACACATGATGCTCATGAGCAACCTCTGGACAACAATTAGCAAATTGTAAAGGATTTGACTAATTGTTGACCGGCCGCCGGCCGCGGCCGGCCCCTGCGCGTCAGGCGAGCGGCAGGGCCGCGTAACAGGTGGCCAGGTGGTAAGGCGTGGTCGAGGGCATGTCGGCGCGCGCCAGCGACCCGTCGGCGCCCAGGCATTCGCGCCAGCCCAGGGGCGACAGAAAGCGCCCCTGCAGGCCGGCCAGCTGCGCGGCCAGCGCCGGCCAGTCGCAGGTGGCCGCCAGGTAGCGCGCGTATTCGGTCTGGGCCCAGATGCGCTCGGTGGCGTCGCGCACCTGGCCGTCTTCGTGCAGGGCGGCCCGCACCCCGGCGGTGGCCTCCAGCACGCCGTGCCGGCGCGCCCAGCCGCAGCCGCGCGGCACGGCCAGCGCCAGTTCCAGCCCCGCGAATACGGCCGGCGCGCTGTCGAGCAGCACGAACCATTCGAACTGGTGGCCCGGCTCGATGCGGTTGCCGGGCGTGCCCAGCGGGGCCTCGGCCACGCATTGGCTGGGCGCATGCAGAAAGGCGTCGGCCACGCCCTGCGCCATGCCGCGCAGGTTCTGCGCGAACCAGGCGGGCTCGGCCACGCGCGACGCGGCCAGATAGGCTTCGGTCAGGTGCATGACCGGATTCTGCGCCGGCCCGTGGCTGACCTGGCGCCAGTCGGCCGACATGGCGGCGTGGTACAGGCCGTCGTCGCGGCGAAAGCGCGCCTCGATCTGCTCGGCCGTCTGCAGCAGCGCCTGGCGCGCCTGCGCGTTGCGCGAGCGCTCGAAATAGGCGGCGCATGCAAACACCACGAAGGCGTGCGTGTATAAGTCTTGTGTGTCGTCCAGCGGCCGGCCGTCGGCGTCGATGCTGTAGCGCCAGCCGCCGTGCCGGTCGTCGCGGAAGTGGCGCAGCAGCGCTTCGAACAGCCGGTCGGCATGCCGCGCATGGGCCGGTTCGGAAGCCGTGGCATACACGTACAGCTGGCGCGCGCAGGCCATGGCGCGGTAGCGCTGCGGCGCCAGGGGCAGCGCGCTGTCGCCGGCCAGCGATTCGTACGGCAGCCCCATGTGTTCATTGAAGCCGCGGCCCATCCACAGCGGCAGGATCACCTCGCCGAAGTGGCGGCGCAGCGCCTGGATGGTGCCGGAGAGTTCAGGAGCAACGGAAGCGGCCATCGATGCATGGCGCGCCGGTGGCGCGCGCCGTAAATGACGAAGCAGCGACGATAACCCGGATTTGTGCCGCAGCCGGGCCAGCCATCGGTTCACCATCATGGGCGCGCGCGGTTCGCAAGGTTTCCGCCTGGGCCTTTGTCAGCGGAATATGTTTTCCTCTACCCAGTTCTGGGCGAAGATTTCTGCGCGATCGCGCGCCTCGTGCAATGAGGCGCAGTCGCCCAGGTACGAAAAGGCGGCATCGACTTCGGTGCCCCCTTCGGCCGTTACCGTCAGCAGTACGCCGTATCCGCCGGTATCCATGGCCGCTGTGGATACGTCGATCAGCACTTCCTGGTCATGATGCTGCATGGCTTCCTCCCAGTCGGTTATCCAAACGCGTGAATCCACGCGTGGCGCTGGCGGGGTCCATTTATAAGGTCCGCATGGCAATTGGACCCGTGGGCGGCACGCAAGTTCATCTTACCGGGGGCCCGCGGGCGGCGATACCCCTGGCATCCCCTAGGATCGGCTAGCCCAGGTGGATGGCGCCCGGCGCTTCCATGCGCAGGGCCAGCCGGCCCTTGTCGGTAAGCGTCAACAGGCCGGAATCGGTCTCGCGCAGGCAGCGCAAGATCAACAGGCCGTCGGCCACGTGCGCGGGAACCTGCCCGCGCGGCACGCCGGCCGCGTCGCCGTCGGCGACGAACTGCAGCCAGTGGGCGAGTTCGCCCTGTTGAATTTTCATGCGTGCCATGGGATGTGTGCGTTTGAAAAAGCTTTGTCTACGATAGCATGCGCCCTGCCGCCCCCGGCGGCTCAGCGCAGCAGCACCGGCAATGCCGATGCTAGCAGCGCGACGCCGGCTGCTGTCAGCATTCCCAGCACAATCTTGCGAAACATTGCATCGGTAATGCCGACATAGGCGCGCGCGCCCAGCCATCCGGGCAGCAGCATGGCCGGAATGGCCACGGCCAGCGACGGCGCCATGGCCCGCGTGACCACGCCGCTTGCCATATACGACACCATCGTTGCCGCCAGCATGGCCAGGTTGAAGTTCTGGATGATCGAGCGCTGCGTATCTTTTTCAAAACCGCGCAAGGTGCACCACAAGGTGGGCAGCACGCCGGTAAAGCCGCCCACCCCGCCCATGACGCCGCCCAGCAGGCCCACCCCGGCATCGGCCAGGCGGCCGCCCGCCGTCAGGCGCGGCAGCCGGCCCGCCGCCAGCATGAGGGGGCACCAGGTGGCCAGGAAACCGCCGATCAGGGCCTTGAACAGCGCCGGGTTCAGCAGCGGCAGCACCGCCACGCCCAGGGGAATCCCCAGCAGTCCGCCCGCCACGAAGGGCAGCAGGCGCGCCGCGTCGAAGCCGCGCCGCACCGTCAGCGCCGCCAGGATCTGGCCGGCCAGGGCGCACGCCACCACCAGCACGGCGGCCAGGCGCGGGTCCAGCGTCCAGGCCCAGAACGACATGGCCACCATGCCGAAGCCGAAGCCGGCCAGGCCCTGCACAAAACCCGCCGCGGCCGCTCCGGCGACAATCAGGACAAACATGGAATCCATGGGCAAGGCGGTCCCCCGGGGGCTGAACGGTTACAGGCGCGGATCGTAACGCCTGAAACGATTTTCTGCTTGCATCGCGAAAAAGCCGGGACTAAATTGGAATTGCCGGGCGTTCTGACACCCATGCGTGCGAGGCCAGGCAAGAGCGCCCCACACTCGTCCCGAGCTGGGGCGCTCTTCATTGTGCGCTCAGAATGCGATTTCGCCGATGCACGCCAGCAATTGCGCCGCAATGGCCTCGGCGTTCTGGTCGATGCGGTTCAACGGCCCGGCCACCGCCAGCCCCAGCGTCAGCGCGCCGCGCCGCAGCGGCGCGGCGATGGCCATGACATCTTCGACGTTTTCGCCGCGGGTAATGCTGTAGCCGCGCTGGCGCGCGGCCAGGATATCGTCTTTCAGGCGCGCCGCCGACGTAATGGTGCGCGGCGTGGCGCGCCCCAGTTCATGCGCCTGCAGCCAGGCCTGCAGCTCGGCGTCGGGCAGCGCGCCCAGCAGCGCCTTGCCGATGGAACTGGAATGCAGCGGCTTGAAAGCGCCCGCGCGCGATGAATAGCGGATGGTCTGCCCGCTTTCCACCACCAGCAGGTACAGCACCCGGTCGTCCTGGCGGGTGCCCAGGATCACGGTTTCGTGGGTGGCGTCGCGCAGCGCGGTCAGGAACGGCAGGCAGCGCGTGGCGATGGGATCGTGGGCGTTGATCTCGCGCGCCATGTCCCATAGCCGCCGGGTGGGATAGGCCTCGCGCGACGACAGGAAATACAGCAGCCCGAACTGCTCCATCGAATGCACGACGGTATGGCAGGTGGACACCGGCACCCCGGTCGACTGTGCGATCTCGGACAGCGACAGCGGCCGCCTGGCCTCGCAGAATGCTTCCAGGATGTTGAACGGGCGCAGCGCCGAGCGGCTGGGAGTAGAGGCCATGTATCAGTAGAGCCGGTTGAAAAAAGCAAACCCGCCAATCCAGCGCGCCGCGCATGGCCCTGCCGCCGCTCAGGTCCGGAACGAAGCGTCCCGGCGCTCGAGCATCCGCAGCATGGCCGGCCATTCCAGCACGCCATAGGGGCGGCGGGTCTCGGGCTTGTACAGGTGCGCTGTCTTGGCAATGACATCACGCGCCGGGTAGTGCAGGTCGGTATTGCAGGCCATGGCGTCGACCTGGGCCCGGCAGGCCATTTCCAGCCAATACATGGTGTTGAACGCCTGCGGGATGTCCGCGCCGGCCACCAGCAGGCCGTGATTGCGCAGGATCATCGCATCGCCGCCGCCCAGGTCTTGCGTCAGGCGATCGCGTTCGTCCGTGTCGACAGCAGGTCCCTCGTACTCGTGATACGCGATCGTACCAAACCGCATGGCCGTCTGCGTCAGGGGCAGCAGGCCGCATTCCAGGGCCGATACCGCCATGCCGGCGCGCGAATGCGTGTGGATCACGCACTCGACATCGTGGCGCGCGCCATGCACCGCGCTGTGGATCACATAGCCGGCGGGGTTCACGTCATAATCGCCGTGCGGATTGAGCAGCACGTCGCCGGCCAGGTTGATGGTGATCAGGCTGGACGCGTTGATCTCTTCATACAGATAGCCGTACGGGTTGATCAGCAGGCGGTCTTCGTCGCCCGGCACGCGCGCGGTGATGTGGTTGTAGATCAGGTCGCTCATGCCGAACAGCGGCATCAGCCGGTAGCAGGCCGCCAGGTTGACGCGGGTTTCCCATTCGGCCGCCGAGACGGCCGGCTTCACATTCATGGTCAGGGTATTCATGCTCTTCTCCGGTTCAGTTCAAGGGGCGGCTCATCGGACCAGGGCCAGCGAAAATGCCGGCACGTACGTCACCAGCATCAGCACCGCCAGCATCATCACGACCTGCGGCCAGATCGCGCGCGCCACGGCGGTCAGGCGCTGGCCGCTGATGGCCGTGCCGACGAACAGGCAATAGCCGATCGGCGGCGCGGCCATGCCGATCGCCACATTGGTGACGATCATCGCGCCGAAATGGATGGGATCGATGCCGAACTGGTGCCCGATGGCGATCAGCATGGGGCCGAAGATCAGCATCAGCGCGATCTCGTCCATCACCGCCGCCAGCAGGAAGAACCCCAGGTTCAGGATCAGCAGCATCACCCACTGCTGGTGTATCGACGCGCTGAGCAGCGCGGCCAGCCTGGTGGCGAACTGTTCCTGCGCCACCAGCACGCCCATGCCGCCCGACACCGCCACGATGCCCATGACAATGGCGCTGACCCTCATGGCGCGCAGGATCACCGCCGGCACCTGCGACAGGCGCAGCTCTTTTTCGATGAACACGCCGACAATGAAGCTGTAGAAGCACACCACCGCGGCCGCCTCGGTCGGCGTGAACACGCCGCCGTAAATACCGCCCAGCACGATCACCGGCGCCAGCAGCGCCCAGACGCCCTTGCGCAGCGCGGCGCCCAGTTCGGCCGCCGTGGCGCGCGGCAGCTGCGGCACCCGGTCGCGGTGGGCGCGCCATATCACGATGGCCGACAGGCCCACCGCCATGATCAGCCCCGGGATGACGCCGGCCAGGAACAGCTGGGCGATCGACTGCTCGGCAATCACGCCCCAGATGATGAACGCGATCGAAGGCGGGATCAGCGGGGCCAGCACTCCGGCGCTGACCGCCAGCGAGGTGGCGTAGGGTCTGGAATAGCCCCGCTCGGCCATGGCCGGAATCATGGCGCCGCCGATGGCCGCGGTGGTGGCGGGCGCCGAGCCGGAAATCGCCGCGAAGATGCACGCCGCCACGATGGTCACGTGCCCCAGCCCGCCCAGCAGATGGCGCACGAACACGTCGGCCACCGCGATCAGCCGCCTCGACAGCCCGCCCGCCGACATCAGTTCGCCCGCCAGCATGAAGAACGGGATGCCGAGCAGGCTGAATGACTGCGTGCCCGCCACCATGGTCTGCGGCAGCAGCATCGACGGGATATCCGCCACCACCATTACCGCCACCACCGCCAGCCCGATGGCGAACACAAACGGCACACCCAGCACCACCAGGGCGGCGAACCCGGCGGTCAGGATCCAGACGCTCATGCTCACGACGGTTCTCCGGTTGCATGGCGCGCCCACAGCAGTTCCAGGCCGTACAGGAACACCAGGGCGCCGCAGGTCGGCGCCGCGCTGTACAGCAGCACGATGGGATACCCGATGGCGGCCGAGGTGGCGCCGTACATTTCCAGCGCGTAGCCCAGCCCCGACACCACCAGGTAGGCCCCGAACGCCGCCGTGGCCAGGTCGATCAGCGCCTGCAGCAGCCTGCCGCCGCCCGCCGGCAGGCGCTCGATCAACAGGTCCATGCGCACATGGAACGATTCCCGCACCCCCACCGCCAGCATCAGCAGCATCGACCAGCTGAACAGCAGCAGCGCCAGCTCTTCCGTCCAGGATGGCGGGCGGTTGAAGATATAGCGCATGCACACCTGCCACAGGATGGCCGCCACCATCAGCGCGGCCATCACCACGATGACGCCCTTCACGGCGCGCGTGATGATGTCATTGCAGCGCGTCAGCGCTTTGAGCAGCGCGCCCACTTACTTCACCTGGGCCAGCGCGGCGTCCAGCAGGTCCGGGCCGATGCCGGGCCGGAAAGCGTCGTACACCGGCTTGACCTTCTCGCGGAACGCCGCCGGGTTGTCAATGGTGTTGACCTGCATGCCCTTCTCTTTCAGCGTCGCCACCAGTTTCCGGGCGTTCTCGTCGTTGATCCTGCGCTCTTCCTGTGCGGCCTTGCGCGCGGCGTCCAGGATGGCCTGGCGCTGCGGCGGCGCCATCTTGTCGAGCAGGCGCTTGTTGAACACGAACTCGATCACCGAGAAAGTATGGTTGGTCAGGGAAAGGAACTTGGTGATCTCGTACGACTTGGTCGAGTCGATCACCGACAGCGGGATCTCCAGCCCGTCCAGCGCGCCCTGCTGCACGGCGGTGTAGGTCTCGCCCCAGGCCATCGGCACCGGGCTGCCGCCCAGCGCTTCGTACATGCCGATGTAAATGGGGCTCTGCATCACGCGGTACTTCACGCCGGCCACGTCCTGCGGCGCCTTCACCGGCCGCACGTTGTTGATCATGTTGCGAAAGCCGCCGCCCATGTAGCCCAGCACGGCGATGCCCTTGGCCTCGAGCTTCTTGGCCAGCTGCCGGCCGATGGGGCCGTCCATCAGCTGGTAGGCCTGCTCGGACGACGCATACAGGAACGGCAGGTCATTCAGCTGGAAGGCCGGCTCCATCTGCGCTACCACGGCATTGGTGATCAGGCCGGCCTGCGCCAGGCCCATGCGCACGCCTTCCAGCAGCGCCTTCTCGTCGCCCAATTGCCGGTTCGGGTACAGCTGCACTTCGAACGACTTGCCGTTCGGATCGGCCTCCAGCGCGGCCTTGAAGGCGCGCGCGCCGATGGCATAGGGATCCTGCTCGCCGTCCGTGGTGGTCCAGCCCAGCTTGATGACCTGCTTGTCCTGCGCCTGCGCCGCCGCAATGGCCAGGCATCCCGCCGCCGCCACGCACAGTCTCTTGAACCAGATGTTCATGTCTGCCCCTTGTAGATGTTGTCTTCGAGTAATAGGTGCGCGCGCACGGCTGCCCTGCGCGCGCCAAGGCCGGCGAGCGGATCAGTCCCGCCAGTAAAGCCGCGCCGGGTTGTCGACCAGCACCGCCTGCCGGATGGAGGCATCGGGCAGCCAGTCGTACACCAGGTCCACCAGGTCGCCGTCGTTGGGCATGGGCCCCGGAATGTGCGGATGCGGCCAGTCGGTGCCCCACACCGCCTGCGCCGGGTTGGCGTCCAGGATGGCATCGACCAGGGGGCGCACTTCCGGGTAGGCCGGCGCATCCGCCGACGAACGGTATGGCGCCGACAGCTTCACCCACGCCCTGCCCTCGCGCAGCAAGGCCAGCAGGTTGGCGAAACCGGCGCTGCCGATCAGTTGCCCCGGCTGACCGTGGCCGATGTGGTCCACCACCACCGGCACGCGCCCGGCGATGCGCGGCGCCAGGTCGGGCACCCGCGACAGGTCGCCGAACAATTGCACGTGCCAGCCGTGCGGGCTGATCTTGTCGATGATGCTGTCTATGTCGGCCTGCGTGGGGCCGCCCTGGAACAGCACGTTCACGCGCGTGCCGCGCGTGCCCAGCCGATGCCAGCGCGCAATGTCCTCGTCGGGCGTGTGCGCATAGGCCACGGCCACGCCGCGCAGCCAGGCGGCATGCTCGGCCAGCAGCGCCTCATAGCTGGCGTGGTCGGCCCCATACACACTGGGATGCACCAGCACCGCGCGGTCGATGCCATATGCGGCGCGCAGCGCCTGATAGCTGGCCCGCGGGGCGGGCGTGGGCGTATAGGCGCGGCCGGCCGCCAGCGGATACTGGCCGGGGCTCTCGAAAATATGGAAATGGCAGTCGCAGGCTCCCGCGGGAAGCCGCTGGCGGGCCGGCTTGAGCGCGGCATCAAACGGCAGGTAGGTCATGGACGCACGCCCCCCGTGCAGGGCATGGGCGGCGCGCGCCGGGTGCGGCGCCGCGGCGCGCGGCGGGAAAAGCTTTGGTCCAACCCCATCTGACGACCTCCCTTGGTGGTCCTGCATCAGTCCGGACAGCTTTATTTTTCGGTATTATGAATTTTTTATAGCTTATGTCTTGTATTTGGAATTTATTCTACGGACTGGTGGGGTCGATGGCAATACTGGACGCCGGCTGACGCCCGTCCAGGAATACGATGCGGCGCCGCGGGTCAGTTGCCGTACAGCGGTTCGCCGCACGCGCCCACGCGCTTGATGCTCTTCAACAGGCGCCCCGCCCGCCGCTGCGCCTCGGCCAGCTGGCTGCAAGGTTCCCAGTCGGGCACCTGCCAGGCGCGCTCGGTGTCCGGGCGGCCTTCCTGGTGAGATGCGACCACCAGCCGGTATTGGCCGCCGGGCAGTTCAACCACGTCGCAATGAATGCGGTAGCCCTCGATACGCACGCCTTTTGCGATATTCATGAATATCCGCCGGAAAGAAAAATCTGGTGACGCGTCCAGCGTATGACGCGCGTGCGACAGATTCATGTCAGGCGCCCG
This genomic window from Bordetella petrii contains:
- a CDS encoding Bug family tripartite tricarboxylate transporter substrate binding protein; protein product: MRYSTWALALLLSATLAAPAAAAQDFPTKPVRIIVPQTPGGASDTLARTIGQKLGEQWKQTVVIENRAGAGGNVGMEAVLQAPADGYTLLMSYVGTQAINGALYKNLSFDPGTDFAPVATLATLPFVLITRPDAPFKSVDDLVRAAKKGRITYGSAGNGSVNHLLGEMFSSAAKVPLEHVPYRGAAAALQDLLGGRIDIVFTSLPSVAGAIKAGTVHPLAVTSAKRAKSFADIPTIAEAGFKSFDVNPWFGLMAPKGTPPALIGRINHDVNAALQDPKVVESFAGKGAEPYATSPAEFAKVLDADVKRWGEVVRASGAQVD
- a CDS encoding ABCB family ABC transporter ATP-binding protein/permease; the protein is MPQPAPTASPRGSLATLRTLLPYLWPPGRAGLKARVVIALLCLLAAKAAVVYVPLLYKSAIDELGGHAGAAIVVPVGLILAYGAARVFSLLFSELRDAVFARVGQHAIRAVGLQIFRHLHALALRFHLSRQTGGLTRAIERGTKGIQTLLSFLLFNVLPTFFEIGLVCAVLWKMFDFWLAAVTALTVGLYLAYTLVVTEWRTQFRRLMNETDSEANTKAVESLLNYETVKYFGNEEHEARRYDASLTRYERAAVRSQVSLSILNIGQAVIISVGLTAVMWMAAQGIVDGRYTLGDFVLVNTYLLQLYDPLSFFGFIYREIKQSLIDMERMFELLGQQREIGDKPGAGALRLAGAGVEFRDVVFGYDARRPILKGVSFQIPAGRTVAVVGSSGAGKSTLARLLFRFYDVEQGAILVDGQDIRDVTQASLRAAIGVVPQDTVLFNDTIHYNIAYGRPGATDGEVQAAARLAHIHELVMSMPDGYRTLVGERGLKLSGGEKQRVAIARTILKNPSIFLFDEATSALDSHTEREIQANLREVSQGRTTLIIAHRLSTIADADEIIVLGDGRIVERGRHAALLARGGPYAAMWEKQAHAGDTVPA
- a CDS encoding Rieske (2Fe-2S) protein encodes the protein MSDPTPLPAVHVCASSALADGGLGVKLPAADGAGRTTVFFVRYQGRVYGYVNRCAHVGVELDWENSFFTRAGDLLMCARHGATYQPDTGLCVGGPCKNGRLAPLRVQERDGAVYWLPAGRILPLPDGNTGAVPTAPA
- a CDS encoding AGE family epimerase/isomerase → MAASVAPELSGTIQALRRHFGEVILPLWMGRGFNEHMGLPYESLAGDSALPLAPQRYRAMACARQLYVYATASEPAHARHADRLFEALLRHFRDDRHGGWRYSIDADGRPLDDTQDLYTHAFVVFACAAYFERSRNAQARQALLQTAEQIEARFRRDDGLYHAAMSADWRQVSHGPAQNPVMHLTEAYLAASRVAEPAWFAQNLRGMAQGVADAFLHAPSQCVAEAPLGTPGNRIEPGHQFEWFVLLDSAPAVFAGLELALAVPRGCGWARRHGVLEATAGVRAALHEDGQVRDATERIWAQTEYARYLAATCDWPALAAQLAGLQGRFLSPLGWRECLGADGSLARADMPSTTPYHLATCYAALPLA
- a CDS encoding sulfite exporter TauE/SafE family protein; the encoded protein is MDSMFVLIVAGAAAAGFVQGLAGFGFGMVAMSFWAWTLDPRLAAVLVVACALAGQILAALTVRRGFDAARLLPFVAGGLLGIPLGVAVLPLLNPALFKALIGGFLATWCPLMLAAGRLPRLTAGGRLADAGVGLLGGVMGGVGGFTGVLPTLWCTLRGFEKDTQRSIIQNFNLAMLAATMVSYMASGVVTRAMAPSLAVAIPAMLLPGWLGARAYVGITDAMFRKIVLGMLTAAGVALLASALPVLLR
- a CDS encoding IclR family transcriptional regulator; the protein is MASTPSRSALRPFNILEAFCEARRPLSLSEIAQSTGVPVSTCHTVVHSMEQFGLLYFLSSREAYPTRRLWDMAREINAHDPIATRCLPFLTALRDATHETVILGTRQDDRVLYLLVVESGQTIRYSSRAGAFKPLHSSSIGKALLGALPDAELQAWLQAHELGRATPRTITSAARLKDDILAARQRGYSITRGENVEDVMAIAAPLRRGALTLGLAVAGPLNRIDQNAEAIAAQLLACIGEIAF
- a CDS encoding class II aldolase/adducin family protein; this translates as MNTLTMNVKPAVSAAEWETRVNLAACYRLMPLFGMSDLIYNHITARVPGDEDRLLINPYGYLYEEINASSLITINLAGDVLLNPHGDYDVNPAGYVIHSAVHGARHDVECVIHTHSRAGMAVSALECGLLPLTQTAMRFGTIAYHEYEGPAVDTDERDRLTQDLGGGDAMILRNHGLLVAGADIPQAFNTMYWLEMACRAQVDAMACNTDLHYPARDVIAKTAHLYKPETRRPYGVLEWPAMLRMLERRDASFRT
- a CDS encoding TRAP transporter large permease, giving the protein MSVWILTAGFAALVVLGVPFVFAIGLAVVAVMVVADIPSMLLPQTMVAGTQSFSLLGIPFFMLAGELMSAGGLSRRLIAVADVFVRHLLGGLGHVTIVAACIFAAISGSAPATTAAIGGAMIPAMAERGYSRPYATSLAVSAGVLAPLIPPSIAFIIWGVIAEQSIAQLFLAGVIPGLIMAVGLSAIVIWRAHRDRVPQLPRATAAELGAALRKGVWALLAPVIVLGGIYGGVFTPTEAAAVVCFYSFIVGVFIEKELRLSQVPAVILRAMRVSAIVMGIVAVSGGMGVLVAQEQFATRLAALLSASIHQQWVMLLILNLGFFLLAAVMDEIALMLIFGPMLIAIGHQFGIDPIHFGAMIVTNVAIGMAAPPIGYCLFVGTAISGQRLTAVARAIWPQVVMMLAVLMLVTYVPAFSLALVR
- a CDS encoding TRAP transporter small permease subunit, which codes for MGALLKALTRCNDIITRAVKGVIVVMAALMVAAILWQVCMRYIFNRPPSWTEELALLLFSWSMLLMLAVGVRESFHVRMDLLIERLPAGGGRLLQALIDLATAAFGAYLVVSGLGYALEMYGATSAAIGYPIVLLYSAAPTCGALVFLYGLELLWARHATGEPS
- a CDS encoding TRAP transporter substrate-binding protein, which encodes MNIWFKRLCVAAAGCLAIAAAQAQDKQVIKLGWTTTDGEQDPYAIGARAFKAALEADPNGKSFEVQLYPNRQLGDEKALLEGVRMGLAQAGLITNAVVAQMEPAFQLNDLPFLYASSEQAYQLMDGPIGRQLAKKLEAKGIAVLGYMGGGFRNMINNVRPVKAPQDVAGVKYRVMQSPIYIGMYEALGGSPVPMAWGETYTAVQQGALDGLEIPLSVIDSTKSYEITKFLSLTNHTFSVIEFVFNKRLLDKMAPPQRQAILDAARKAAQEERRINDENARKLVATLKEKGMQVNTIDNPAAFREKVKPVYDAFRPGIGPDLLDAALAQVK